The sequence below is a genomic window from Pangasianodon hypophthalmus isolate fPanHyp1 chromosome 27, fPanHyp1.pri, whole genome shotgun sequence.
aaacacCCTTTTCCACTACATATTACTTCCATTTCCAAAAGCATGTTCATAAAAGTTTAACTTAGAAAAACAGACATTTATAAAATAGGAAACTGAGTAAGACTTAATGAGCCTTCGAGTCCAGACTGAAAATCGTATGACTGCAATGATAAATGCTACATAGTGAAGTCAGTGATAACCACACACttataattgaaaaaaaaatctgatgctTGAAATATTTGCATAGTTTAAATTGATATTGTTGCTAGCGTGCTCAAGTCGTCTAGTGTGATCTAAATATATTATGCTAAAATATGGGCTAAAGATGAGAATAGATATGTAAACATCATCTTTGAAAAGTAATATCTCTTTAAGCCTCTCAGAACTGTGGCTTTAACAccactatatataaaattgaaatgtatGATAGACCTGCTGTTTGATCTTGATATAAACAGATGACTGAAATGTATCATTATTACTGAAATGAACGAATGAGACAGagattgtttttgttgtttttttttgtttgtttttttttaagcatgtaACTGTGAAACTTCAGTACTACAGCAGTATTTTTTgctgtataaatgagaaaatTGTTTCCTTTCCTGTCCAAacaaactgtaaacattttattttcactgtttgtgtgtgtgtgtgtgtgtgtgtgtgtgtgtgtgtgtgtgtgtgtgtgtgtgtgtgtgttgggggggagGTGATGGGGGGGTTCTAGGTGATTCTTAGTGGTGATACGCAGTACTGTTCCAACGATACCAGGATCTGGAAGAAAAAAGAGTGTAGTTCAAATCACATTCACTGTGACTGCCTTCCAGTGGATGAGGAACTTATATCAGAAGCATGCATATGCTCATATATACTCATTGTACACCtgtttattcatgcaattattcaaacagaaacaggccAAGAgctcagttaatgttcaaacataagaatgccgagatgcttttctgttcaccatggttgtaaagagtggttatttgagttgcaCTTTCTGAGCCATGCTTGattggccattctcctctgaccgctctcattaacaaggcatttctaccTGCAGAaatgtggatgttttttttgttttttgcacaattctatgtaaactctagagactgttgtgctgatcccaggagatcagcagtttctgaaatactcaaaccacaccagcctatctggcaccaacaaacgtGCTACGGTCAATGTCACTTAGGCCTCATTTcccttcattctgatgtttgatgtgaacattaactgaagcgcttgacctgtatctgcatgattttatgcattgcgctgctgccacatgatgagctgattggataattgcatgaataagcagttTTTTATGAATGATCAAGAAATTGATGTACAGATACATGCTGCATTAATATTTCTGGTGGCATCATTGTGCTATCAAATTGATGAGGGTTACCCTGTGGGATTGAAGGACTGATTGACCCCCTGTGATGTCAGAGGACTGGAGGACGAAGACAGAGTGTTGGGAGAAGAGCCGCGGCTCGGGCTGTTGGGAGACGAGCTGCTCGACACTGCAGAAAAAAGCACCACTTATTACCTCACTGATCAACTAATATGAACTTTTATATTTGTTCTAATGAAAATGTATGCACAAAAAATGTCTTACCGCCTCCTGAAGCAAGAGGACTGAATGGTCTGCTAGATGCAGGCTAAAATAAGAATCGACTTACATTAGAACGTGTATAGGTTGAACAACAATGTCCTTTTGAAAGTAAACAAGGTACGATAAATCTTAATTATGAGTGGCTGTGATGGTCTTTTGGTAATCCAGATACTGGATTTTATGGATCATGGTACTAATGAAGGTTGATGGAAAGAATAACATCAGATCTCCTAAATAAACTCACCAGTCTGGCATTGTAGTTGTGTGATTTTATAGGCGAGGTGGCAACTGGGCAATAAAtcctcttctctttctgtcGTCGGTTGCAGAACCACACCCGTACCACTTCCTTTTCCATCGACAGCTGCTCCGAGATCAGTGTGATCTCCTCTGAGTTCGGTTTGGGATTCTGAAAAAAGAAGGCACACTACTTATGTGGCAGCTAAAACCAGTTACGACTTGCCAGAGCCTGAGCCCACTTGTAGAAATCCTGACAGTACCACTTAACTACAGGTTGGCATCTAAGCATTCAATTTAATCAATCAAATTACTCACATCTAGGAAGCGTTTCTCCAATGTGAGCTTGATGTTGGTCTCAATACtcgttctcttttttctcttcctcccaTATCCTTCCATAAGAGGTGGTAAAGTGGCAGGATTAGCCATTGATTCTGTGGGTGAGTTTTCTGAAAATGGTCAAAGTACAGATGGTTAAAACAGTCTAAAAAAACTGGTAGCAAACATAAATCTTTGGTACTTCTGACAATATATTGGGTCACTCTATATGCATTTGTTTACCTGCGTCACTGAGCCACTTCTCCAGCAATGGTTTGAGCTTGCACATGTTCTTGAAGCTGAGATTGAGAGCCTCAAAGCGGGAAATTGTTGTTTGACTGAAATCATTTCCATAGAGCTTCCCCATAGCCAAACCCACATCTCCCTGAAAGTAGAACCATCAGATTAACATctcatttcatgtttt
It includes:
- the pou2f3 gene encoding POU domain, class 2, transcription factor 3 encodes the protein MSTEAVEQRDPQHEHTDIEQNGIDFTRQIKTEDLNDSPHSASSHKTCHLTQGSPAPTGQLPGELPSLHPLPQLVLMSGSHLSSSSPFLLSQAQTGHQALLQPNLLSLPSQSQPSLLQHQPGLALTPQAMGRTGLAGSSMDAHLDMPHLQVPKHVGASQQDEPSDLEELEQFAKSFKQRRIKLGFTQGDVGLAMGKLYGNDFSQTTISRFEALNLSFKNMCKLKPLLEKWLSDAENSPTESMANPATLPPLMEGYGRKRKKRTSIETNIKLTLEKRFLDNPKPNSEEITLISEQLSMEKEVVRVWFCNRRQKEKRIYCPVATSPIKSHNYNARLPASSRPFSPLASGGVSSSSSPNSPSRGSSPNTLSSSSSPLTSQGVNQSFNPTGSWYRWNSTAYHH